A genomic window from Elaeis guineensis isolate ETL-2024a chromosome 3, EG11, whole genome shotgun sequence includes:
- the LOC140856049 gene encoding E3 ubiquitin-protein ligase ATL23-like yields the protein MIWLVYLSLFLVCVGTSVVYSVYMCMVWPAALREEAAVVEAVTEKAVQRGLTAEDLERLEEGKMAVSGGGECAVCLEEMEEGQAVRVLPGCRHAFHRSCADAWLQVHPACPLCRAPLLPLLSLRLNPNHNLLLLGPETLHLLQHINSFCIHIVSMYFS from the coding sequence ATGATATGGCTTGTATACCTGAGTCTGTTTCTTGTGTGCGTGGGGACGAGCGTGGTGTACTCCGTGTACATGTGCATGGTGTGGCCGGCAGCGCTCCGGGAGGAGGCGGCGGTGGTGGAGGCCGTGACGGAGAAGGCTGTGCAAAGAGGGTTGACGGCGGAGGATCTGGAGAGGCTGGAGGAGGGTAAGATGGCGGTCTCGGGCGGGGGAGAGTGCGCGGTGTGCCTGGAGGAGATGGAGGAAGGGCAGGCCGTGCGGGTGCTGCCGGGTTGCCGTCACGCCTTCCACCGCTCCTGCGCCGACGCCTGGCTTCAAGTCCACCCTGCCTGCCCCCTCTGTAGGGCCcctctcctccccctcctctccctTCGTCTCAACCCCAACCACAATCTCCTCCTCCTTGGGCCTGAGACACTTCATCTCTTGCAGCATATTAATTCTTTCTGCATTCATATTGTTTCTATGTATTTCTCGTAA